Proteins from a single region of Sesamum indicum cultivar Zhongzhi No. 13 linkage group LG5, S_indicum_v1.0, whole genome shotgun sequence:
- the LOC105161889 gene encoding pre-mRNA cleavage factor Im 25 kDa subunit 1, with the protein MFPQMDDANAVTENGNSHPTSLSDSSVLDVYPLSCYYFGSRESVPFKNETVADRVLRMKANYDAYGMRNCVAAVIVVELFKHPHLLLLQVQNSIYKLPGGRLRPGESDIECLKRKLSSKLSAGEDGRGPEWEVGECLGIWWRPGFETLLYPYLPPNTRRPKECIKLFLVKLPTSRRFIVPKNFRLLAVPLCQLHDNDETYGPIISGVPQLLSKFSFNFVEP; encoded by the exons ATGTTCCCGCAAATGGATGATGCGAACGCAGTTACGGAGAATGGAAATTCCCATCCGACTAGTCTCAGTGACTCCAGTGTCTTGGATGTCTACCCGCTCAGCTGTTACTACTTCGGCTCCAGGGAATCGGTGCCTTTCAAGAACGAGACTGTTGCTGATCGTGTGCTACGGATGAAAGCTAA TTATGATGCGTATGGAATGAGGAACTGCGTGGCTGCTGTAATCGTG GTGGAGTTATTCAAACACCCCCATCTCTTGTTGCTGCAAGTGCAGAATTCCATATACAAACTTCCTGGTGGTCGCTTACGGCCTGGTGAATCAG ATATTGAGTGCTTAAAACGCAAGCTCTCGAGCAAGTTATCTGCTGGTGAAGATGGTCGTGGTCCTGAATGGGAG GTTGGAGAATGTCTTGGAATCTGGTGGAGGCCTGGCTTTGAAACTCTACTTTATCCATATCTGCCACCAAACACAAGGAGACCTAAA GAATGCATCAAACTCTTTCTTGTCAAGCTACCAACAAGTAGGAGATTTATTGTACCCAAGAACTTCAGGCTGCTTGCTGTTCCACTTTGCCAACTTCACGACAATGATGAG ACTTATGGCCCCATAATATCTGGAGTTCCTCAGCTGCTCTCAAAATTCTCCTTTAACTTTGTAGAGCCATGA